Proteins from a genomic interval of Quercus lobata isolate SW786 chromosome 11, ValleyOak3.0 Primary Assembly, whole genome shotgun sequence:
- the LOC115968703 gene encoding growth-regulating factor 1-like isoform X1, whose translation MSGRNRFPFSASQWQELEHQALIFKYMASGIPIPPDLLYTIKRSCLDSSLSSKFFPHQPHQHVGLGWNCLQMGLGRKIDPEPGRCRRTDGKKWRCSKEAFPDSKYCERHMHRGKNRSRKPVEVLKTTTTTSPSSTTTNPSTSTISSITKNHSAALTPTSHYPNPFSSLSSMSSSDTHHSHLHHSYYTNSNPPHHHFLYHNPTSSSRTPGIGLSPHDNNTTPLLLESSPYSQTNTDFRRNRYIYGLKEEVDEHAFFSEPSGTMRSLSGPLSMDDPWQLTPLTMSTSSSKQRSCSGLQNQSDYSSYLQLQSLSDSTTKQSEGDQHFFVLGSDIKLMEKEQPQPQKTIHHFFDEWPPKERDSWVDQLDDKSSNSSSVSTTRLSISIPNSSHHDFPIFSSRTHNDG comes from the exons ATGAGTGGAAGAAACAGGTTTCCCTTCTCTGCATCTCAATGGCAAGAGCTTGAACACCAAGCTCTAATCTTCAAGTACATGGCCTCAGGCATCCCTATACCACCTGATCTCCTCTATACTATCAAAAGAAGCTgccttgattcttctctctcttcaaagTTCTTCCCTCACCAACCTCATCAACATG TTGGACTTGGATGGAATTGTTTGCAGATGGGTTTGGGGAGGAAGATAGACCCAGAGCCAGGCAGATGCAGAAGAACAGATGGTAAAAAATGGAGGTGCTCAAAAGAGGCATTTCCGGATTCAAAGTACTGTGAGAGACACATGCACAGAGGGAAAAACCGTTCAAGAAAGCCTGTGGAAGTtttgaaaacaacaacaacaacatcaccatcatcaacaacaacaaacccaTCAACTTCAACAATCTCATCAATCACCAAGAACCACTCCGCTGCACTAACCCCAACCTCTCATTATCCTAATCCTTTTTCTTCACTCTCTTCAATGTCATCCTCAGATACCCATCACAGCCACCTTCACCATTCTTACTACACTAACAGTAACCCTCCTCACCACCACTTCCTTTATCATAATCCCACATCTTCTTCAAGGACTCCAGGTATTGGCTTGTCACCTCATGACAACAATACCACCCCATTGCTTTTGGAGTCTAGCCCTTACTCCCAGACGAACACAGATTtcag AAGAAACAGGTATATTTATGGGCTGAAAGAGGAGGTGGATGAGCATGCTTTCTTCTCAGAGCCATCTGGGACTATGAGAAGCTTATCCGGTCCATTATCCATGGATGACCCATGGCAACTCACACCACTGACAATGAGCACATCTTCTTCAAAACAAAGGAGCTGCTCTGGTTTACAAAACCAGAGTGACTACTCTTCTTACTTGCAGCTTCAAAGCCTCAGTGATTCCACCACAAAACAATCAGAAGGAGACCAGCATTTCTTTGTTCTGGGTAGTgatatcaaattaatggagaaaGAACAACCCCAACCCCAGAAGACCATTCACCATTTCTTTGATGAATGGCCCCCTAAAGAGAGAGATTCATGGGTTGATCAGTTGGATGATAAATCATCAAATAGCTCATCAGTTTCAACAACCCGCCTATCCATTTCCATTCCTAACTCCTCTCATCATGATTTCCCCATCTTCAGTTCCAGAACCCATAATG ATGGTTGA
- the LOC115968703 gene encoding growth-regulating factor 1-like isoform X2, with product MSGRNRFPFSASQWQELEHQALIFKYMASGIPIPPDLLYTIKRSCLDSSLSSKFFPHQPHQHVGLGWNCLQMGLGRKIDPEPGRCRRTDGKKWRCSKEAFPDSKYCERHMHRGKNRSRKPVEVLKTTTTTSPSSTTTNPSTSTISSITKNHSAALTPTSHYPNPFSSLSSMSSSDTHHSHLHHSYYTNSNPPHHHFLYHNPTSSSRTPGIGLSPHDNNTTPLLLESSPYSQTNTDFRNRYIYGLKEEVDEHAFFSEPSGTMRSLSGPLSMDDPWQLTPLTMSTSSSKQRSCSGLQNQSDYSSYLQLQSLSDSTTKQSEGDQHFFVLGSDIKLMEKEQPQPQKTIHHFFDEWPPKERDSWVDQLDDKSSNSSSVSTTRLSISIPNSSHHDFPIFSSRTHNDG from the exons ATGAGTGGAAGAAACAGGTTTCCCTTCTCTGCATCTCAATGGCAAGAGCTTGAACACCAAGCTCTAATCTTCAAGTACATGGCCTCAGGCATCCCTATACCACCTGATCTCCTCTATACTATCAAAAGAAGCTgccttgattcttctctctcttcaaagTTCTTCCCTCACCAACCTCATCAACATG TTGGACTTGGATGGAATTGTTTGCAGATGGGTTTGGGGAGGAAGATAGACCCAGAGCCAGGCAGATGCAGAAGAACAGATGGTAAAAAATGGAGGTGCTCAAAAGAGGCATTTCCGGATTCAAAGTACTGTGAGAGACACATGCACAGAGGGAAAAACCGTTCAAGAAAGCCTGTGGAAGTtttgaaaacaacaacaacaacatcaccatcatcaacaacaacaaacccaTCAACTTCAACAATCTCATCAATCACCAAGAACCACTCCGCTGCACTAACCCCAACCTCTCATTATCCTAATCCTTTTTCTTCACTCTCTTCAATGTCATCCTCAGATACCCATCACAGCCACCTTCACCATTCTTACTACACTAACAGTAACCCTCCTCACCACCACTTCCTTTATCATAATCCCACATCTTCTTCAAGGACTCCAGGTATTGGCTTGTCACCTCATGACAACAATACCACCCCATTGCTTTTGGAGTCTAGCCCTTACTCCCAGACGAACACAGATTtcag AAACAGGTATATTTATGGGCTGAAAGAGGAGGTGGATGAGCATGCTTTCTTCTCAGAGCCATCTGGGACTATGAGAAGCTTATCCGGTCCATTATCCATGGATGACCCATGGCAACTCACACCACTGACAATGAGCACATCTTCTTCAAAACAAAGGAGCTGCTCTGGTTTACAAAACCAGAGTGACTACTCTTCTTACTTGCAGCTTCAAAGCCTCAGTGATTCCACCACAAAACAATCAGAAGGAGACCAGCATTTCTTTGTTCTGGGTAGTgatatcaaattaatggagaaaGAACAACCCCAACCCCAGAAGACCATTCACCATTTCTTTGATGAATGGCCCCCTAAAGAGAGAGATTCATGGGTTGATCAGTTGGATGATAAATCATCAAATAGCTCATCAGTTTCAACAACCCGCCTATCCATTTCCATTCCTAACTCCTCTCATCATGATTTCCCCATCTTCAGTTCCAGAACCCATAATG ATGGTTGA
- the LOC115968703 gene encoding growth-regulating factor 1-like isoform X3 gives MSGRNRFPFSASQWQELEHQALIFKYMASGIPIPPDLLYTIKRSCLDSSLSSKFFPHQPHQHVGLGWNCLQMGLGRKIDPEPGRCRRTDGKKWRCSKEAFPDSKYCERHMHRGKNRSRKPVEVLKTTTTTSPSSTTTNPSTSTISSITKNHSAALTPTSHYPNPFSSLSSMSSSDTHHSHLHHSYYTNSNPPHHHFLYHNPTSSSRTPGIGLSPHDNNTTPLLLESSPYSQTNTDFRYIYGLKEEVDEHAFFSEPSGTMRSLSGPLSMDDPWQLTPLTMSTSSSKQRSCSGLQNQSDYSSYLQLQSLSDSTTKQSEGDQHFFVLGSDIKLMEKEQPQPQKTIHHFFDEWPPKERDSWVDQLDDKSSNSSSVSTTRLSISIPNSSHHDFPIFSSRTHNDG, from the exons ATGAGTGGAAGAAACAGGTTTCCCTTCTCTGCATCTCAATGGCAAGAGCTTGAACACCAAGCTCTAATCTTCAAGTACATGGCCTCAGGCATCCCTATACCACCTGATCTCCTCTATACTATCAAAAGAAGCTgccttgattcttctctctcttcaaagTTCTTCCCTCACCAACCTCATCAACATG TTGGACTTGGATGGAATTGTTTGCAGATGGGTTTGGGGAGGAAGATAGACCCAGAGCCAGGCAGATGCAGAAGAACAGATGGTAAAAAATGGAGGTGCTCAAAAGAGGCATTTCCGGATTCAAAGTACTGTGAGAGACACATGCACAGAGGGAAAAACCGTTCAAGAAAGCCTGTGGAAGTtttgaaaacaacaacaacaacatcaccatcatcaacaacaacaaacccaTCAACTTCAACAATCTCATCAATCACCAAGAACCACTCCGCTGCACTAACCCCAACCTCTCATTATCCTAATCCTTTTTCTTCACTCTCTTCAATGTCATCCTCAGATACCCATCACAGCCACCTTCACCATTCTTACTACACTAACAGTAACCCTCCTCACCACCACTTCCTTTATCATAATCCCACATCTTCTTCAAGGACTCCAGGTATTGGCTTGTCACCTCATGACAACAATACCACCCCATTGCTTTTGGAGTCTAGCCCTTACTCCCAGACGAACACAGATTtcag GTATATTTATGGGCTGAAAGAGGAGGTGGATGAGCATGCTTTCTTCTCAGAGCCATCTGGGACTATGAGAAGCTTATCCGGTCCATTATCCATGGATGACCCATGGCAACTCACACCACTGACAATGAGCACATCTTCTTCAAAACAAAGGAGCTGCTCTGGTTTACAAAACCAGAGTGACTACTCTTCTTACTTGCAGCTTCAAAGCCTCAGTGATTCCACCACAAAACAATCAGAAGGAGACCAGCATTTCTTTGTTCTGGGTAGTgatatcaaattaatggagaaaGAACAACCCCAACCCCAGAAGACCATTCACCATTTCTTTGATGAATGGCCCCCTAAAGAGAGAGATTCATGGGTTGATCAGTTGGATGATAAATCATCAAATAGCTCATCAGTTTCAACAACCCGCCTATCCATTTCCATTCCTAACTCCTCTCATCATGATTTCCCCATCTTCAGTTCCAGAACCCATAATG ATGGTTGA